A stretch of Deinococcus cellulosilyticus NBRC 106333 = KACC 11606 DNA encodes these proteins:
- a CDS encoding DUF1990 family protein, with protein MTVYFSKPEAIALERHLETLKEAPLSFPSLEYAREHYHRDFVEFKVGQGDAAFKRAKVSLQAWSQFNLGWTFAVPQGRRLAVCINVLGLWVLAPHRMMDLRESPRYYRAVLGTLKGNPLSGVEVFEVSLSPFNEVMVRIESYAEPQGIYKLFGWWVRKLQLKVFQSFQARMTTSTVH; from the coding sequence GTGACTGTGTACTTCAGCAAGCCCGAGGCCATCGCTCTTGAAAGACACCTGGAAACCCTCAAGGAGGCGCCCCTCAGCTTCCCAAGCCTGGAGTATGCCAGGGAGCATTACCATCGGGACTTCGTGGAATTCAAGGTCGGTCAGGGCGATGCTGCCTTCAAACGGGCCAAGGTGTCCCTGCAGGCCTGGAGCCAGTTCAATCTGGGCTGGACCTTTGCCGTCCCCCAGGGCAGAAGGCTTGCCGTGTGCATCAATGTGCTGGGCCTGTGGGTGCTTGCCCCCCACCGCATGATGGACCTGAGAGAGTCACCCCGTTATTACCGCGCTGTGCTGGGAACCCTCAAAGGCAACCCCCTGTCTGGGGTGGAGGTCTTTGAGGTGAGCCTCAGCCCTTTCAATGAAGTGATGGTCCGCATTGAAAGTTATGCAGAACCGCAGGGCATCTACAAACTGTTTGGCTGGTGGGTGCGCAAACTGCAACTGAAGGTCTTCCAGTCTTTTCAGGCCAGAATGACAACGAGCACGGTGCATTGA
- the der gene encoding ribosome biogenesis GTPase Der, producing MHKVAIVGRPNVGKSSLFNRLIGRREAVVADFPGVTRDVKEHVMLYENHRIVLMDTGGLWSGDEWEQHIRDKAEMAIHDAKCVVFVLDPRDGLNTADYEVAEWLRKIGKPVIVVANKMDSVKHDDVFTAELWALGFDEPVPISAEHARGLDELMRRVLEHLPEDDEDYPEIAPIRISLIGRPNVGKSSLLNAITGSDRVIVSDIPGTTRDSIDIEWNFAGQRFILVDTAGIRKRPDTSIEEFSMMRSESSIANSDIIWLVVNAGEIGDHELKLANMAYDSGKPVVIVVNKWDLVPDAELKRTERMLDEKLAHLHFAPRVYTSALNDYGIHDMLAEAIKLYEKWQRRIPTGELNKWLDVWQIKQATPNFKGKPLKMMYITQAETAPPTFVIFCNKEDFVTRAYENFLQNRIREDLDLAGIPVRIVWKERGSFKSKSERIEAQKKKARQED from the coding sequence ATGCATAAAGTTGCCATTGTGGGCCGTCCCAATGTGGGAAAATCCAGCCTCTTCAACAGGCTGATTGGTCGTCGGGAGGCGGTCGTTGCAGACTTTCCCGGGGTGACCCGTGACGTTAAGGAACATGTCATGCTTTACGAAAACCACCGCATCGTCCTGATGGACACCGGAGGTCTCTGGAGCGGTGATGAGTGGGAACAGCACATCCGTGACAAAGCAGAAATGGCCATTCACGACGCCAAATGCGTGGTCTTCGTGCTCGACCCCAGAGACGGTCTGAACACCGCAGATTACGAAGTGGCCGAATGGCTTCGCAAAATTGGCAAACCCGTGATTGTGGTTGCCAACAAGATGGACTCGGTGAAGCACGATGATGTGTTCACTGCAGAACTCTGGGCCCTCGGTTTTGATGAACCCGTGCCGATCAGTGCAGAGCACGCCCGTGGCCTCGATGAACTGATGCGCCGCGTTCTGGAACACCTCCCCGAAGACGACGAAGACTATCCGGAGATTGCCCCCATCCGCATCTCCCTGATTGGGCGTCCCAACGTCGGGAAATCCAGCCTGCTCAATGCCATCACCGGATCGGACCGGGTGATTGTCAGCGACATTCCCGGAACCACCCGTGACAGTATCGACATTGAGTGGAACTTTGCAGGACAGCGCTTCATTCTGGTGGACACCGCCGGGATTCGCAAACGTCCCGACACCAGCATCGAAGAATTCAGCATGATGCGCTCGGAGTCTTCGATTGCCAACAGTGACATCATCTGGCTTGTGGTGAACGCCGGAGAAATCGGGGACCACGAACTGAAACTGGCCAACATGGCCTACGACAGCGGCAAACCCGTGGTGATCGTGGTCAACAAATGGGACCTGGTGCCTGACGCCGAACTGAAACGAACCGAGCGCATGCTGGACGAAAAACTCGCCCACCTGCACTTTGCGCCCAGGGTGTACACCTCGGCCCTCAACGATTACGGCATCCACGACATGCTGGCAGAGGCCATCAAACTCTACGAGAAGTGGCAGCGCCGCATCCCCACCGGGGAACTCAACAAGTGGCTGGATGTCTGGCAGATCAAACAGGCCACCCCCAACTTCAAGGGCAAACCCCTGAAGATGATGTACATCACCCAGGCCGAGACTGCCCCACCCACTTTTGTGATCTTCTGCAACAAGGAAGACTTCGTGACCCGCGCCTACGAGAACTTCCTGCAGAACCGCATCCGCGAGGACCTCGATCTGGCCGGAATTCCTGTGCGCATCGTCTGGAAAGAGCGTGGATCTTTCAAGAGCAAGTCCGAGCGCATCGAGGCCCAGAAGAAAAAAGCCCGTCAGGAAGACTGA
- a CDS encoding 2,3-bisphosphoglycerate-independent phosphoglycerate mutase, whose product MLEVIRGLSKKTDSKIVLVVLDGVGGLPLETNGETELATAKTPNMDALAKDSQLGLIELVGAGITPGSGPGHLSLFGYDPIKFTVGRGALSAVGIGVKLNAGDVAVRGNFATLGEGRIVKDRRAGRPSDEKNVEIVSKLKAAIPEIDGTPVEIYTESEHRFVVVFRSTGTPLGANVSDVDPQETGVQPLTAQALDAASEKTAALVNAFVARAEEALRDETQVNGALFRGYSDVPHFPSYADVYQLKSACIASYPMYKGLASLVGMDVLDVPGEEDAMEEKMQVLRDNWDKYDFFYLHSKKTDSTGEDGNFAAKVKKIELFDSLLPQILALNPDVIAIVGDHSTPSKLASHSWHPVPFLLKSNYGRKDLAQRYTEEEAGKGSLGLRKGTDIMPLLMANALKLQKYGA is encoded by the coding sequence ATGTTAGAAGTGATTCGTGGTCTTTCCAAGAAAACCGACAGCAAAATCGTACTTGTGGTCTTAGACGGTGTGGGCGGCCTGCCCCTCGAAACCAATGGTGAAACCGAGCTCGCCACCGCAAAAACCCCCAACATGGATGCTCTGGCCAAAGACAGCCAGCTGGGCCTGATTGAATTGGTGGGTGCAGGCATCACCCCCGGAAGTGGCCCCGGTCACCTGAGCCTGTTTGGGTATGATCCCATCAAGTTCACCGTGGGTCGTGGTGCCCTGTCTGCTGTGGGCATTGGTGTGAAACTGAACGCTGGCGACGTGGCAGTGCGTGGCAACTTCGCCACCCTCGGTGAAGGACGCATTGTGAAGGACCGTCGTGCAGGCCGTCCTTCCGACGAGAAGAACGTCGAGATCGTGAGCAAACTGAAAGCTGCCATCCCCGAAATTGACGGAACCCCCGTCGAGATCTACACCGAGTCCGAGCACCGTTTCGTGGTGGTGTTCCGTTCCACCGGAACCCCCCTCGGGGCCAACGTCAGCGATGTGGACCCCCAGGAAACCGGTGTGCAGCCCCTGACCGCCCAGGCCCTGGATGCCGCCAGTGAGAAAACCGCTGCCCTGGTCAATGCTTTTGTGGCCCGTGCCGAGGAAGCCCTCAGGGACGAGACCCAGGTGAACGGTGCCCTGTTCCGTGGTTACAGCGACGTGCCCCATTTCCCCAGCTACGCTGACGTGTATCAGCTGAAATCTGCCTGCATTGCTTCCTACCCCATGTACAAGGGACTGGCAAGTCTGGTGGGCATGGATGTGCTGGATGTGCCCGGCGAAGAAGACGCCATGGAAGAGAAGATGCAGGTCCTCAGAGACAACTGGGACAAATACGACTTTTTTTACCTGCACTCCAAGAAAACCGATTCCACTGGAGAAGACGGCAACTTTGCGGCCAAGGTCAAGAAAATTGAACTCTTCGACAGCCTGTTGCCCCAGATTCTGGCCCTGAACCCCGATGTGATCGCCATTGTGGGCGACCACTCCACCCCCAGCAAACTGGCAAGCCACTCCTGGCACCCCGTGCCTTTCTTGTTGAAGAGCAATTATGGCCGCAAGGATCTGGCCCAGCGTTACACCGAAGAGGAAGCCGGAAAAGGCAGCCTCGGTCTGCGCAAGGGCACCGACATCATGCCCCTTTTGATGGCCAACGCCCTGAAACTCCAGAAGTACGGCGCTTAA
- a CDS encoding P-II family nitrogen regulator, translated as MKLITAIIRPERLGAVKEALFKVGVTGISLSRVSGHGGEREIIEHYRGTQVRMEFHEKVHLQIAVSEPFVDVTVNAILQSARTGEVGDGKIFVQPLDRVIRIRTGEQDVDALTPVNQPETTAAALGGKK; from the coding sequence ATGAAACTCATCACAGCCATCATCAGACCCGAGCGACTGGGCGCAGTGAAAGAAGCCCTGTTCAAGGTGGGCGTCACCGGCATCAGCCTCAGCCGGGTGTCTGGCCACGGCGGCGAGCGTGAAATCATCGAGCACTACCGGGGAACCCAGGTGCGCATGGAATTTCACGAAAAGGTGCACCTGCAGATTGCGGTCAGCGAACCCTTCGTGGATGTCACCGTCAACGCCATCTTGCAGAGCGCCCGCACCGGAGAGGTCGGAGATGGCAAGATTTTCGTGCAACCGCTGGACCGGGTGATCCGCATTCGCACCGGAGAACAGGACGTGGACGCCCTCACTCCGGTCAACCAGCCCGAAACCACTGCCGCTGCCTTAGGGGGTAAGAAATGA
- a CDS encoding ammonium transporter, protein MKKYLATALALAGAAFAADPAIDRGDTAWLLASSALVLLMTPGLAFFYGGLTRSKSVLNTMMMSFIAMGVIGVLWVLFGYTLAFGDNATSPWIGTLANIGMNGIGQNSLAATFEEGHYIPKYVFVMFQGMFAIITAALISGAVVDRMKFGAFALFIAIWSLVVYSPLAHIVWDAKGYLFNLGALDFAGGTVVHISSGVSALVAALVLGPRLKSTKRAGVPHNIPFVMLGAGLLWFGWFGFNAGSALGANGSASLAFITTSTATSAAMLGWLLWEVIRGQKPSAVGAATGSVVGLVAITPAAGFVSPVYAIVIGLVAASISFWVVQLKNRMQADDALDVFACHGVGGMVGAILTGAFAFSTGAGKGTIEQVGIQLISVLIAIAMAGIGTFVILKVIDAIMGLRVAPNKETAGMDISEHAEEGYSGSDLSYADDDKNPLGAPVILSTSATD, encoded by the coding sequence ATGAAGAAGTACCTGGCAACCGCTCTCGCCCTGGCTGGAGCCGCTTTCGCTGCGGACCCTGCCATTGACCGTGGTGACACCGCCTGGCTGCTGGCCTCCAGCGCCCTGGTGCTGCTGATGACCCCCGGGCTGGCCTTCTTCTACGGCGGCCTCACCCGCTCCAAGAGCGTGCTGAACACCATGATGATGAGCTTCATCGCCATGGGCGTGATTGGCGTGCTGTGGGTGCTCTTCGGATACACCCTCGCTTTCGGTGACAACGCCACCAGCCCCTGGATCGGCACCCTCGCCAACATCGGCATGAACGGCATCGGCCAGAACTCCCTGGCAGCCACCTTCGAAGAAGGACACTACATTCCCAAGTACGTCTTTGTGATGTTCCAGGGCATGTTCGCCATCATCACCGCAGCCCTGATCAGCGGAGCTGTCGTGGACCGCATGAAGTTCGGTGCTTTCGCCCTCTTCATTGCCATCTGGTCCCTGGTGGTGTACTCCCCCCTGGCCCACATCGTCTGGGATGCCAAAGGCTACCTTTTCAACCTCGGCGCACTGGACTTCGCCGGTGGCACCGTGGTGCACATCTCCTCCGGGGTTTCCGCTCTGGTCGCTGCACTGGTCCTCGGTCCACGCCTGAAATCCACCAAACGTGCAGGCGTTCCCCACAACATCCCCTTCGTGATGCTCGGTGCAGGCCTGCTGTGGTTCGGCTGGTTCGGCTTTAACGCAGGTTCCGCCCTCGGAGCCAACGGCAGCGCCTCTCTCGCCTTCATCACCACCAGCACCGCCACCAGTGCCGCCATGCTTGGCTGGCTCCTCTGGGAAGTCATTCGTGGTCAGAAACCCAGCGCAGTTGGTGCTGCCACCGGTTCTGTGGTCGGTCTGGTTGCCATCACCCCCGCCGCTGGATTCGTGAGCCCTGTCTACGCCATCGTGATTGGTCTGGTCGCCGCCAGCATCTCCTTCTGGGTGGTGCAGCTCAAGAACCGCATGCAAGCCGATGACGCCCTTGATGTGTTCGCCTGCCACGGGGTGGGCGGCATGGTCGGAGCCATCCTCACCGGAGCCTTCGCCTTCAGCACTGGCGCTGGCAAGGGCACCATCGAGCAGGTCGGCATCCAGCTCATCAGCGTTCTGATTGCCATCGCCATGGCCGGAATCGGCACCTTCGTGATCCTCAAGGTCATCGACGCCATCATGGGACTGCGTGTGGCCCCCAACAAGGAAACCGCAGGCATGGACATTTCCGAGCACGCCGAAGAAGGATACAGCGGCAGCGACCTCTCCTACGCCGACGACGACAAGAACCCCCTGGGCGCTCCTGTCATCCTCTCCACCTCAGCCACCGACTGA
- the mscL gene encoding large conductance mechanosensitive channel protein MscL has protein sequence MATFKDFIMRGNVVDLAVGVVIGAAFNGVVTAFTNSFINPMIKLATGGVQQGVLKGGKFTLAGVDFTYGDFVSVILNFVITAAVVYYLVVVPMNTLREMQLAKAKAAQPDQAPPPSLTLDQELLKEIRDLLKAQQGSVAVLTETERKPL, from the coding sequence ATGGCAACGTTCAAGGATTTCATCATGCGGGGCAATGTGGTCGATCTGGCGGTCGGTGTGGTGATCGGTGCCGCTTTCAACGGGGTGGTCACAGCTTTCACCAACTCTTTCATCAACCCCATGATCAAACTGGCCACCGGAGGGGTGCAGCAGGGGGTGCTGAAGGGTGGAAAATTCACCCTGGCAGGGGTGGATTTCACCTATGGGGATTTTGTCTCGGTGATTCTGAATTTCGTGATCACGGCAGCTGTGGTGTATTACCTGGTGGTGGTCCCCATGAACACCCTGCGTGAAATGCAACTGGCCAAAGCCAAAGCGGCCCAGCCTGATCAGGCTCCACCTCCCTCACTGACCCTGGACCAGGAGCTCCTCAAAGAGATCCGGGACCTGCTCAAAGCGCAGCAGGGCAGTGTGGCAGTCCTCACGGAAACAGAAAGAAAGCCGCTCTGA
- a CDS encoding pilus assembly protein — translation MEALYNTHKYFGEFLQIVPLILVVWYALRNKTPFQRIAPILLDINVLLGALVLFINKIPVSVWHPVLMVIALGIGHAVAKKDNKTVVIVAWIINLLLIVGGIILAKRGVGPIINFNA, via the coding sequence ATGGAAGCTCTTTACAACACCCACAAGTACTTCGGGGAATTCCTGCAAATTGTTCCCCTCATTCTGGTGGTCTGGTACGCTCTCAGAAACAAGACCCCCTTTCAACGCATCGCCCCCATCCTGCTGGACATCAATGTGCTGCTCGGGGCACTCGTCCTTTTCATCAACAAGATCCCTGTGTCGGTGTGGCACCCGGTCCTGATGGTGATCGCACTGGGCATCGGTCACGCTGTGGCCAAAAAGGACAACAAAACCGTGGTGATCGTCGCCTGGATCATCAACCTGCTGCTGATCGTGGGAGGCATCATCCTGGCGAAACGGGGTGTGGGACCCATCATCAACTTCAACGCCTGA
- the priA gene encoding replication restart helicase PriA: MSWLVALPLPIPALDFLPPHGFQGELPLGHRVVVPWQGSIKIGIVVAEGQAHTHRLREVIQVLDLWVHPTLIQTLKTYETLSGTPLGLLYCDLITCGWEPHLKHFVKPVEGADLTAFDLDLPADWSLYHNDSGVLDQVREQGLLEERFEFPIRTELAYRGRLEGEGKLTPKQKQAWKTLLSIKEVPSLAEWARQAEVSTSVVSGVLSRGWAEAFERPAGPPECVPVQERNLKKAAWEVPEKGIYRLHGGHPIERFQHLKTLIEQHLETGVLYLTPDTYRLERAWQALSHIGAQCYSGTLNALQREHIWQQVRDGHCKLVIGTYGAMGLPFPSLSLIIIEEEGSDAYKLLSGSRVFIPDLAAKLSEQRESLLLYSGSVPAVESLRFEGKVLPPSKTRVHVVNYAEDSSQPETGPLSMQHMKPALEGYPLSQDLRKVLTQVAERGRQAVLFAPRKGYSALIRCRACGYIPFCKHCDVPLKFHQGTRLMQCHQCGYRESPPSTCPKCKGAIWQPKGPGTEWILQETRQLLPGFAVYRYDKDHQDDLRPIYEGHPGIVIGTQALLQEKAPPELALVSLTLADSWLGYSDFRTDERYHKLLRQLLEWHPRRAPLLVVQTFQAFHAALLAVTEPQPADEFPLKDLSRRELLKYPPYSLLAQVEVASRDKTRSESVADEIQKHLISKGADAEEVLGPAPAPIGKVRGLFLTHLLLRAENETRLKTLLEHMDERWKARVRVEINPRNANF, encoded by the coding sequence ATGTCCTGGCTGGTTGCGCTTCCCCTCCCCATTCCTGCGCTGGATTTTCTGCCACCACACGGCTTTCAGGGTGAACTTCCCCTCGGACACCGTGTGGTGGTGCCCTGGCAGGGAAGCATCAAAATTGGCATCGTGGTGGCCGAAGGTCAGGCCCACACCCACAGGCTCAGAGAAGTGATTCAGGTGCTCGACCTGTGGGTGCATCCCACGCTCATTCAAACCCTCAAAACGTATGAAACCCTCAGTGGCACACCGCTGGGTCTGCTGTACTGCGACCTGATCACCTGCGGCTGGGAACCCCATTTGAAGCACTTTGTGAAACCCGTCGAGGGTGCAGATCTCACAGCCTTTGATCTGGACCTCCCTGCAGACTGGAGCCTTTACCACAACGACTCCGGGGTACTCGATCAGGTGCGGGAACAGGGGCTCTTGGAAGAACGCTTTGAGTTCCCCATCCGCACCGAACTCGCCTACAGGGGCCGTCTGGAAGGAGAAGGCAAACTCACCCCCAAACAGAAACAGGCCTGGAAGACCCTGCTCTCCATCAAAGAAGTTCCATCCCTCGCCGAGTGGGCCAGACAGGCAGAGGTCAGCACCAGTGTGGTCTCAGGGGTGCTCTCCAGAGGCTGGGCAGAGGCCTTTGAACGTCCTGCAGGGCCCCCCGAGTGTGTGCCAGTGCAGGAACGCAACCTCAAAAAAGCAGCATGGGAGGTGCCAGAAAAGGGCATTTACCGCCTGCATGGTGGGCACCCCATTGAGCGTTTTCAGCACCTCAAAACCCTCATCGAGCAGCATCTGGAAACAGGGGTGCTGTACCTCACTCCAGACACCTACCGTCTGGAACGGGCATGGCAGGCCCTGTCCCACATCGGAGCCCAGTGCTACTCTGGCACCCTGAACGCCCTGCAACGCGAACACATCTGGCAGCAGGTGCGGGATGGACACTGCAAACTGGTGATTGGCACCTACGGGGCGATGGGGCTTCCCTTCCCCTCCCTGAGCCTGATCATCATTGAGGAAGAGGGAAGTGATGCCTACAAACTGCTCTCTGGTTCCAGGGTGTTCATTCCAGACCTGGCTGCAAAGCTCTCAGAACAACGGGAAAGCCTGCTGCTGTACTCGGGCTCCGTGCCTGCCGTGGAAAGCCTGAGGTTTGAGGGAAAGGTCCTTCCCCCCTCCAAAACCCGCGTGCATGTGGTCAATTACGCTGAGGACTCCAGTCAGCCTGAAACAGGCCCCCTCTCCATGCAGCACATGAAACCCGCACTGGAAGGCTATCCCCTCTCACAGGACCTGCGCAAAGTCCTCACCCAGGTGGCCGAACGGGGCAGACAGGCCGTGCTTTTTGCTCCACGCAAGGGCTACAGTGCCCTGATCCGCTGTCGGGCCTGTGGCTACATTCCCTTCTGCAAACACTGCGACGTGCCTCTGAAATTCCATCAGGGCACCCGCCTGATGCAGTGCCACCAGTGCGGCTACCGTGAAAGCCCACCGAGCACCTGCCCCAAATGCAAAGGGGCCATCTGGCAACCCAAAGGCCCCGGCACCGAATGGATCTTGCAGGAAACCAGACAGCTTCTGCCGGGTTTTGCGGTCTACCGCTACGACAAGGACCATCAGGACGACCTGCGGCCCATCTACGAGGGACACCCCGGCATCGTGATCGGCACCCAGGCCCTGCTGCAGGAAAAGGCCCCACCAGAACTTGCCCTGGTCAGTTTAACGCTGGCAGACAGCTGGCTGGGGTATTCCGACTTCCGCACCGATGAGCGCTACCACAAGCTGCTCCGGCAACTGCTGGAATGGCACCCCAGACGGGCTCCTCTGCTGGTGGTGCAGACCTTCCAGGCCTTCCATGCAGCACTGCTGGCGGTCACTGAACCCCAGCCTGCAGATGAGTTCCCCCTCAAGGACCTCTCCAGACGCGAACTCCTGAAATACCCCCCTTACAGCCTGCTCGCACAGGTGGAGGTGGCCTCCAGGGACAAAACCCGCTCTGAAAGTGTCGCAGATGAAATCCAGAAGCACCTGATCTCAAAAGGTGCAGATGCAGAAGAGGTGCTTGGGCCTGCCCCCGCTCCGATTGGCAAGGTCAGGGGGCTGTTTCTCACCCACCTGCTGCTGAGGGCTGAAAACGAAACACGCCTGAAAACCCTGCTTGAGCACATGGATGAACGCTGGAAAGCCCGCGTGCGGGTCGAAATCAATCCCAGAAACGCCAATTTCTAG
- the trmB gene encoding tRNA (guanine(46)-N(7))-methyltransferase TrmB, whose product MIFRPAEFRFPDVKERLYPETPDLPWHLEIGFGDGRFWTQQVQAEPANYLGVEISGVSLLKAEKKLRDAGIQNAILTKLHAEPLVQGVIPEGGLDRIYVNFPDPWPKHEHNRLLQVPFFELVSGRLKDGGEIWFTTDHEEYFQFALEQARQTELYELTQCEPPAAALQTKYALKWQDLGFDVYHVRFRAIKHKHIAPYQVFTEDDMPHSILVAGASPALTEFEKSVYRYGQRTVILLDVFRNLRNDGYVFLAHIEEEHLTQEVLVQVTPREDGTTLVKTAKFGSPLITEGVKLAVRSVTEYLKARGYQVTHTAY is encoded by the coding sequence ATGATCTTCAGGCCTGCAGAATTCCGTTTTCCAGATGTCAAAGAACGTCTGTATCCCGAGACCCCGGACCTCCCCTGGCACCTGGAGATCGGTTTTGGCGATGGCCGCTTCTGGACCCAGCAGGTCCAGGCAGAGCCTGCCAACTATCTGGGGGTCGAGATCTCCGGAGTCAGCCTGCTCAAAGCCGAAAAGAAGCTGCGGGATGCCGGAATCCAGAACGCCATCCTCACCAAACTGCATGCAGAACCCCTGGTGCAGGGGGTGATCCCCGAAGGGGGTCTGGACCGAATTTATGTCAATTTCCCGGACCCCTGGCCCAAACACGAGCACAACCGCCTCTTGCAGGTGCCGTTTTTCGAGCTGGTCTCAGGTCGCCTGAAAGACGGTGGGGAGATCTGGTTCACCACCGACCACGAGGAGTACTTCCAGTTCGCCCTGGAGCAGGCCCGTCAGACCGAACTTTACGAGCTGACCCAGTGTGAGCCTCCTGCTGCCGCCCTGCAGACCAAGTATGCCCTGAAGTGGCAGGACCTGGGCTTTGACGTGTATCATGTGCGGTTCCGGGCCATCAAACACAAGCACATTGCACCCTATCAGGTGTTCACGGAGGATGACATGCCCCACAGTATTCTTGTTGCAGGGGCCTCCCCTGCCCTGACCGAGTTCGAAAAATCCGTGTACCGTTATGGACAGCGCACCGTGATCCTGCTGGATGTCTTCAGGAACCTGCGCAACGATGGTTACGTGTTCCTGGCCCACATCGAGGAGGAGCACCTGACCCAGGAGGTGCTGGTGCAGGTCACCCCCCGCGAGGACGGCACCACCCTGGTCAAGACCGCAAAGTTTGGCAGTCCACTCATCACCGAGGGGGTCAAACTGGCGGTGCGCAGCGTGACCGAGTACCTGAAAGCACGGGGCTATCAGGTCACCCACACGGCCTACTGA
- a CDS encoding FAD-dependent oxidoreductase — MLTSTPRSFPHTGHVYDVAVIGAGLAGSELAWHLAQAGQDVLLVTQSLDSVGNLFHPTVQEEFPAGSLMQMSLEKSLPDRSLWVFHRNVKQTLELTPGIHLLQSCVTGLAHNDLFHLSTWEGPERLARKVVLAVGSFLDARLTIGQITEESGRLSEIAYGFLHQDLLDKGFEFSEVTQQSPETGEAVPYTVTFQTLSTSELEGFQLKRMPGLHALGRCVAGDHTYQSVTRDAMTLAEVLK, encoded by the coding sequence ATGTTGACTTCCACCCCCCGTTCCTTCCCTCACACCGGTCACGTGTACGATGTGGCTGTGATAGGTGCGGGACTTGCTGGCAGCGAACTGGCCTGGCATCTGGCACAGGCCGGACAGGATGTGCTGCTGGTCACCCAGAGCCTCGACAGTGTGGGCAATCTGTTTCACCCCACCGTACAGGAAGAATTTCCTGCAGGCTCCCTGATGCAGATGTCCCTGGAGAAATCCCTGCCAGACCGCAGCCTGTGGGTGTTCCACCGCAATGTGAAACAGACCCTGGAACTGACACCGGGCATTCACCTGCTGCAGTCCTGCGTGACTGGACTGGCCCACAATGACCTCTTCCACCTGAGCACCTGGGAAGGCCCGGAGCGTCTGGCCAGAAAAGTGGTGCTGGCCGTGGGCAGCTTTCTGGACGCCAGGCTCACCATCGGACAGATCACCGAGGAATCTGGACGGCTCTCTGAAATTGCTTATGGTTTTCTGCATCAGGACCTGCTGGACAAAGGCTTTGAATTCTCCGAGGTCACCCAGCAGTCCCCGGAAACAGGTGAAGCTGTGCCTTACACCGTGACTTTCCAAACCCTGAGCACCAGTGAACTTGAGGGTTTCCAGCTGAAACGGATGCCCGGACTCCATGCCCTGGGTCGCTGTGTTGCAGGAGACCACACCTACCAGAGTGTCACCCGGGACGCCATGACCCTTGCAGAGGTGCTGAAATGA